A genome region from Arachis duranensis cultivar V14167 chromosome 6, aradu.V14167.gnm2.J7QH, whole genome shotgun sequence includes the following:
- the LOC107495185 gene encoding uncharacterized protein LOC107495185 isoform X1, which yields MANSVKVRPGGMLKAVQEIGIYIHRFHNLDLFQQGWYQIKITMRWEDNENTSFGIPVRVVQYEAPELGLGSVYGIWRIDDTDYSFSTQPFRIKYARQDIYLCMMISFNLPLIGFEGLPTTAVILKFELVYAPTFENGADLQSSLDAYPAAVHEFRIPPKALLGLHSYCPVHFDMLHAVLVDVSVHISLLKATSSQRALKVPSNSGNVELVADKNDDTLDQELGEFASVDLKNVTFVKAFFAARDILLEELQKLNEVVDQPIDITEFVSKKSSTNLLNSVLESNQFPTDVEPSGQGKPQIDLEERNSEPDFLNVENFDLLAIDQLLDCYHILGDQLTHLWSVFLKFHRNNKTKILEFLRDTWAKDRKAEWSIWMVYSKVEMPHHHTKSESDESSHHGGHRRVPSLLKVSEEPHQIAATRAELHRRSIAQMKINSRSIQDMHIFGDPLRTPIVIVERVMNAPRRTLSENSYLSNVEYLSSNSFQTAHSSDATDTKSTPLSNAQVLKIVVFVHGFQGHHLDLRLIRNQWLLIDPKIEFLMSETNEDKTSGDFREMGQRLAQEVISFVKKKMDKASRYGSLGDIKLSFVGHSIGNLIIRTAIAESIMEPFLRYLYTYVSLSGPHLGYLYSSNSLFNSGLWVLKKLRGTQCIHQLTFTDDPDIQNTFIYQLCKQKTLDHFKNIILISSPQDGYVPYHSARIETCLAASHDTSRKGIVFMEMLNNCLEQIYANPSEQRIFMRCDVNFDTTAYGKNLNSFIGRAAHIEFLESDIFSKFLMWSFPELFR from the exons ATGGCAAACTCTGTCAAAGTCAGGCCAGGAGGTATGTTGAAAGCTGTACAAGAGATTGGCATCTACATTCATAGGTTTCACAACCTCGACCTTTTCCAGCAGGG atgGTATCAGATTAAGATTACTATGAGATGGGAGGATAATGAAAATACATCTTTTGGAATTCCAGTTAGGGTGGTTCAATATGAAG CTCCTGAGCTGGGTCTTGGTAGTGTATATGGTATTTGGAGGATTGACGATACAGACTACAGTTTTTCAACTCAACCCTTTCGCATAAAATATGCTAGGCaggatatttatttatgtatgatGATCTCATTCAACTTACCACTTATTGGATTTGAG GGCTTACCAACAACTGCTGTAATTCTAAAATTTGAGCTTGTGTATGCTCCCACATTTGAAAATGG TGCTGACTTGCAATCTTCTCTAGATGCTTACCCTGCTGCTGTCCATGAATTCCGCATTCCTCCTAAAGCTCTTTTAGGATTGCATTCTTATTGTCCGGTCCATTTTGATATGCTACATGCGGTGCTTGTTGATGTCAGTGTACATATTAGTTTACTGAAAGCTACTTCGTCCCAGAGGGCATTGAAGGTACCCAG CAATTCTGGCAATGTTGAACTTGTTGCTGATAAAAACGATGACACATTGGACCAA GAATTGGGTGAATTTGCTTCTGTCGATTTGAAAAATGTCACGTTTGTTAAAGCATTCTTCGCAGCTCGTGATATATTGCTTGAAGAACTACAGAAGCTTAACGAAGTAGTTGATCAACCTATTGATATTACAGAATTTGTATCTAAAAAGAGCAGcacaaatttattaaattctgtTCTGGAATCAAATCAGTTCCCAACAGATGTTGAACCTTCAGGACAAGGCAAGCCACAAATTGATCTTGAG GAAAGAAATAGTGAGCCAGATTTTCTAAATGTTGAGAACTTTGATTTATTGGCAATTGATCAGCTGTTGGACTGTTATCACATATTGGGAGATCAATTGACACACTTATGGAGCGTTTTTCTGAAGTTCCACAG GAATAACAAAACAAAGATACTAGAATTTTTGCGTGATACATGGGCTAAGGATCGGAAAGCTGAATGGTCAATATGGATGGTGTACTCTAAGGTAGAAATGCCTCATCATCATACAAAAAGTGAGAGCGACGAGTCGTCACATCATGGTGGACATAGAAGAGTTCCTAGTTTGTTGAAGGTATCTGAAGAG CCTCATCAGATTGCAGCTACACGTGCTGAACTTCATCGAAGAAGCATTGCACAAATGAAG ATTAACAGTCGATCAATTCAAGACATGCATATATTCGGGGATCCTTTACGTACACCAATCGTCATTGTTGAACGTGTGATGAATGCACCACGTCGGACTTTGAGTGAAAATTCATACTTGAGTAATGTTGAATACCTAAGTTCCAATAGCTTTCAAACAGCGCACAGTTCTGACGCTACAGACACGAAATCTACACCCCTAAGTAATGCACAGGTGTTGAAGATTGTGGTCTTTGTGCATGGTTTTCAG GGGCATCATTTGGATCTAAGACTCATTCGAAATCAATGGCTTTTGATTGATCCCAAAATAGAATTTCTTATGTCAGAGACTAATGAAGATAAAACAAGTGGAGACTTTAGGGAAATGGGACAAAGGCTAGCTCAGGaggttatttcttttgttaaaaaGAAAATGGACAAAGCATCAAGATATGGGAGTTTGGGAGATATTAAGCTAAGTTTTGTGGGACATTCTATTGGTAACCTCATTATCAGAACAGCGATTGCAG AGAGCATCATGGAGCCATTTTTAAGATATCTATATACTTATGTTTCACTATCGGGTCCTCATTTGGGGTATCTTTATAGTTCAAACTCCTTGTTTAATTCTGGATTATGGGTCTTGAAGAAACTAAGAGGCACACAGTGCATTCATCAGCTCACCTTCACAGATGATCCAGATATTCAAAATACATTCATCTATCAGCTGTGTAAG caGAAGACATTggatcattttaaaaatattattttgatatcTTCCCCACAG GACGGGTACGTGCCATACCATTCTGCCAGAATTGAGACGTGCCTGGCTGCCTCACATGACACTTCAAGGAAGGGGATTGTGTTCATGGAAATGCTGAATAATTGTTTGGAACAGATCTACGCCAATCCCTCCGAACAAAGAATATTTATGCGCTGTGATGTCAATTTTGATACCACTGCCTATGGCAAGAATTTAAACTCTTTCATTGGGCGTGCTGCACATATCGAATTCCTGGAGTCTGACATCTTTTCCAAGTTCTTGATGTGGTCTTTTCCTGAACTATTTCGATAG
- the LOC107495185 gene encoding uncharacterized protein LOC107495185 isoform X2: MANSVKVRPGGMLKAVQEIGIYIHRFHNLDLFQQGWYQIKITMRWEDNENTSFGIPVRVVQYEAPELGLGSVYGIWRIDDTDYSFSTQPFRIKYARQDIYLCMMISFNLPLIGFEGLPTTAVILKFELVYAPTFENGADLQSSLDAYPAAVHEFRIPPKALLGLHSYCPVHFDMLHAVLVDVSVHISLLKATSSQRALKVPSNSGNVELVADKNDDTLDQELGEFASVDLKNVTFVKAFFAARDILLEELQKLNEVVDQPIDITEFVSKKSSTNLLNSVLESNQFPTDVEPSGQGKPQIDLEERNSEPDFLNVENFDLLAIDQLLDCYHILGDQLTHLWSVFLKFHRNNKTKILEFLRDTWAKDRKAEWSIWMVYSKVEMPHHHTKSESDESSHHGGHRRVPSLLKVSEEPHQIAATRAELHRRSIAQMKINSRSIQDMHIFGDPLRTPIVIVERVMNAPRRTLSENSYLSNVEYLSSNSFQTAHSSDATDTKSTPLSNAQVLKIVVFVHGFQGHHLDLRLIRNQWLLIDPKIEFLMSETNEDKTSGDFREMGQRLAQEVISFVKKKMDKASRYGSLGDIKLSFVGHSIGNLIIRTAIAESIMEPFLRYLYTYVSLSGPHLGYLYSSNSLFNSGLWVLKKLRGTQCIHQLTFTDDPDIQNTFIYQLCKKTLDHFKNIILISSPQDGYVPYHSARIETCLAASHDTSRKGIVFMEMLNNCLEQIYANPSEQRIFMRCDVNFDTTAYGKNLNSFIGRAAHIEFLESDIFSKFLMWSFPELFR; this comes from the exons ATGGCAAACTCTGTCAAAGTCAGGCCAGGAGGTATGTTGAAAGCTGTACAAGAGATTGGCATCTACATTCATAGGTTTCACAACCTCGACCTTTTCCAGCAGGG atgGTATCAGATTAAGATTACTATGAGATGGGAGGATAATGAAAATACATCTTTTGGAATTCCAGTTAGGGTGGTTCAATATGAAG CTCCTGAGCTGGGTCTTGGTAGTGTATATGGTATTTGGAGGATTGACGATACAGACTACAGTTTTTCAACTCAACCCTTTCGCATAAAATATGCTAGGCaggatatttatttatgtatgatGATCTCATTCAACTTACCACTTATTGGATTTGAG GGCTTACCAACAACTGCTGTAATTCTAAAATTTGAGCTTGTGTATGCTCCCACATTTGAAAATGG TGCTGACTTGCAATCTTCTCTAGATGCTTACCCTGCTGCTGTCCATGAATTCCGCATTCCTCCTAAAGCTCTTTTAGGATTGCATTCTTATTGTCCGGTCCATTTTGATATGCTACATGCGGTGCTTGTTGATGTCAGTGTACATATTAGTTTACTGAAAGCTACTTCGTCCCAGAGGGCATTGAAGGTACCCAG CAATTCTGGCAATGTTGAACTTGTTGCTGATAAAAACGATGACACATTGGACCAA GAATTGGGTGAATTTGCTTCTGTCGATTTGAAAAATGTCACGTTTGTTAAAGCATTCTTCGCAGCTCGTGATATATTGCTTGAAGAACTACAGAAGCTTAACGAAGTAGTTGATCAACCTATTGATATTACAGAATTTGTATCTAAAAAGAGCAGcacaaatttattaaattctgtTCTGGAATCAAATCAGTTCCCAACAGATGTTGAACCTTCAGGACAAGGCAAGCCACAAATTGATCTTGAG GAAAGAAATAGTGAGCCAGATTTTCTAAATGTTGAGAACTTTGATTTATTGGCAATTGATCAGCTGTTGGACTGTTATCACATATTGGGAGATCAATTGACACACTTATGGAGCGTTTTTCTGAAGTTCCACAG GAATAACAAAACAAAGATACTAGAATTTTTGCGTGATACATGGGCTAAGGATCGGAAAGCTGAATGGTCAATATGGATGGTGTACTCTAAGGTAGAAATGCCTCATCATCATACAAAAAGTGAGAGCGACGAGTCGTCACATCATGGTGGACATAGAAGAGTTCCTAGTTTGTTGAAGGTATCTGAAGAG CCTCATCAGATTGCAGCTACACGTGCTGAACTTCATCGAAGAAGCATTGCACAAATGAAG ATTAACAGTCGATCAATTCAAGACATGCATATATTCGGGGATCCTTTACGTACACCAATCGTCATTGTTGAACGTGTGATGAATGCACCACGTCGGACTTTGAGTGAAAATTCATACTTGAGTAATGTTGAATACCTAAGTTCCAATAGCTTTCAAACAGCGCACAGTTCTGACGCTACAGACACGAAATCTACACCCCTAAGTAATGCACAGGTGTTGAAGATTGTGGTCTTTGTGCATGGTTTTCAG GGGCATCATTTGGATCTAAGACTCATTCGAAATCAATGGCTTTTGATTGATCCCAAAATAGAATTTCTTATGTCAGAGACTAATGAAGATAAAACAAGTGGAGACTTTAGGGAAATGGGACAAAGGCTAGCTCAGGaggttatttcttttgttaaaaaGAAAATGGACAAAGCATCAAGATATGGGAGTTTGGGAGATATTAAGCTAAGTTTTGTGGGACATTCTATTGGTAACCTCATTATCAGAACAGCGATTGCAG AGAGCATCATGGAGCCATTTTTAAGATATCTATATACTTATGTTTCACTATCGGGTCCTCATTTGGGGTATCTTTATAGTTCAAACTCCTTGTTTAATTCTGGATTATGGGTCTTGAAGAAACTAAGAGGCACACAGTGCATTCATCAGCTCACCTTCACAGATGATCCAGATATTCAAAATACATTCATCTATCAGCTGTGTAAG AAGACATTggatcattttaaaaatattattttgatatcTTCCCCACAG GACGGGTACGTGCCATACCATTCTGCCAGAATTGAGACGTGCCTGGCTGCCTCACATGACACTTCAAGGAAGGGGATTGTGTTCATGGAAATGCTGAATAATTGTTTGGAACAGATCTACGCCAATCCCTCCGAACAAAGAATATTTATGCGCTGTGATGTCAATTTTGATACCACTGCCTATGGCAAGAATTTAAACTCTTTCATTGGGCGTGCTGCACATATCGAATTCCTGGAGTCTGACATCTTTTCCAAGTTCTTGATGTGGTCTTTTCCTGAACTATTTCGATAG
- the LOC107495210 gene encoding elongator complex protein 6 yields MEHQGLNLMDQALGFHSNVTQQPWPLCGRFVLVEDCVDTSGAFVLHHILKHSFTSRPSSAVIFLAFAHPINHYDRVLRKLGCNLSSQRDNGRFFFLDMLMLQCPVEGKPKHDGLATVFEKIERAISELHPENKKFVTVVIDDISCLEVAANGSSNDVLDFLHYCYTLTSENGYALVALNHQDIYSDGERPAFMLEIEYLADILVKVDPLATGLAKDVHGQVMVLNKETQKQQGISSIKVQNFHFKIKENNIEYFYAGTRT; encoded by the exons ATGGAACACCAGGGCCTGAACCTTATGGATCAAGCATTGGGATTTCACAGCAACGTGACGCAGCAGCCATGGCCTCTGTGCGGTCGCTTCGTGCTTGTGGAGGATTGTGTTGACACCAGTGGTGCGTTCGTTCTTCACCACATTCTCAAGCACTCGTTCACTTCTCGCCCTTCTTCTGCCGTTATCTTCCTCGCTTTTGCTCATCCTATTAACCACTACGACCGTGTTCTCAGGAAGCTT GGTTGCAACTTATCTTCTCAAAGAGATAACGGGAGATTCTTTTTCCTTGACATGCTTATGTTGCAGTGTCCAG TTGAAGGAAAACCAAAGCACGATGGACTTGCTACTGTCTTTGAGAAAATTGAAAGAGCGATCAGTGAATTACATccagaaaacaagaaatttgTCACTGTTGTCATAGATGACATCTCGTGCCTTGAAGTTGCTGCTAATGGCTCATCAAATGATGTTTTAGACTTCCTGCATTACTGCTATACGCTAACATCAGAAAAT GGCTATGCACTTGTTGCACTCAATCATCAAGATATTTATTCAGATGGAGAGAGGCCTGCCTTTATGTTAGAGATAGAGTACCTTGCTGACATCTTGGTCAAGGTTGATCCATTAGCTACTGGTTTAGCAAAAGATGTGCATGGACAG GTGATGGTTTTAAATAAGGAAACACAAAAGCAGCAAGGAATTTCATCCATTAAGGTTCAAAATTTTCATTTCAAGATCAAGGAAAATAACATTGAGTACTTCTACGCTGGCACAAGAACCTAG